One window of the Cryptomeria japonica chromosome 7, Sugi_1.0, whole genome shotgun sequence genome contains the following:
- the LOC131060636 gene encoding G-type lectin S-receptor-like serine/threonine-protein kinase SD2-5, protein MEIVCILTHLLLYLLALAQAVGSFNIPGSELYVNGTRNEVGLNESLVSDNGKFKVAFWNRKGSLDHYLTILFNFNVMDTDTITWALPNACHKRSCKLILHRKRGLVLHGSNWTSGANGKRAHVARITDDGNLIVLDRNRDHLWESFDHSTHTLLAGQKMKVNQSLYGWYTPDYNTSFMNLRMDRDLGIGMYYTTTHIYNPLSYVYFSIKTSMCDECLYAQLDHGGRFNLVLDGPQPRILAYWNSLYYANTSFVHMVSLDNMGIPGMYSWDGNSWRSSWDNTFTLYLQDYVDPPLPDPLKQRRKPKWADFLLILFPVGIIILGVGLLKIFKKQGKSMSSPFSEYASDPTRFSYRALKRATGNFSEKLGAGGSGCVYKGKLRNNTLVAVKMLDRSKKGEKEFEAEVMTIGSIHHVNLVSLIGFCSEGNHRRLLVYEYMENGSLDKNLFSTTSVLPWPLRFNIALGIARGMNYCHDYCRSRIVHCDLKPQNVLLDAHLLPKISDFGLAKLMSREQSCTLTVLRGTRGYLAPEWIVDVPITVKADVYSYGQMLLELVSGRKNFIPTASPGKQYYPSWSLKEMLQGNIESVSDPRFGGKVDLDQVELLVKVAFRCIEGNSFSRPSMEEVVQMIEGSMNVSMPSNVKVNLLSESDDSE, encoded by the coding sequence ATGGAAATCGTTTGCATTCTTACCCATCTACTTTTATATCTCCTTGCACTTGCACAGGCGGTTGGGTCGTTCAATATTCCTGGCAGTGAACTGTACGTGAATGGAACTCGCAATGAAGTTGGGCTCAATGAATCTCTGGTATCTGACAATGGCAAGTTTAAGGTTGCTTTTTGGAATCGTAAAGGATCGTTGGACCATTATTTGACAATATTGTTTAACTTCAATGTTATGGACACCGACACCATAACGTGGGCTTTGCCGAATGCATGCCATAAACGATCCTGCAAGTTGATACTCCATCGTAAAAGAGGGTTGGTCCTTCATGGAAGCAACTGGACCAGCGGAGCCAACGGAAAGCGTGCACATGTGGCTAGAATCACAGACGATGGCAATTTAATTGTTCTTGACAGAAATAGAGATCACCTTTGGGAGTCCTTTGATCATTCTACACATACTCTTCTTGCAGGACAAAAGATGAAAGTAAACCAAAGCCTCTATGGATGGTATACACCAGACTATAATACGAGTTtcatgaatcttcggatggacagAGACCTTGGCATTGGTATGTATTACACTACTACACATATTTATAATCCTTTGAGTTATGTTTACTTTTCAATCAAAACATCTATGTGTGACGAATGCTTGTACGCCCAACTCGATCATGGTGGAAGGTTCAATCTTGTTCTCGATGGTCCTCAACCTCGGATTCTTGCTTACTGGAACTCCCTTTATTATGCGAATACATCTTTTGTCCATATGGTGTCTTTGGACAATATGGGGATTCCTGGTATGTACAGCTGGGATGGGAACAGCTGGCGCTCGTCTTGGGATAACACCTTTACTCTTTATCTCCAAGACTATGTGGATCCACCCTTGCCAGATCCTCTCAAGCAAAGAAGAAAACCCAAATGGGCTGACTTCTTATTAATCTTGTTTCCTGTAGGAATTATTATACTGGGTGTTGGGTTGTTGAAGATATTTAAAAAGCAAGGGAAGTCCATGTCCTCGCCCTTTTCTGAATATGCTAGTGATCCTACAAGGTTCAGCTACAGGGCTCTGAAAAGAGCAACTGGAAACTTCTCGGAAAAGCTCGGTGCAGGCGGTTCTGGTTGTGTTTATAAAGGAAAGCTGAGAAACAATACTCTTGTGGCTGTGAAGATGCTGGATAGATCAAAGAAGGGTGAAAAGGAGTTTGAAGCAGAGGTGATGACGATTGGTTCTATTCACCACGTAAACCTTGTAAGCCTCATTGGCTTCTGCAGCGAGGGAAACCATCGAAGACTGTTAGTATATGAGTACATGGAAAATGGGTCTCTAGACAAGAACCTCTTCAGCACTACATCTGTCCTTCCATGGCCTCTACGCTTCAACATTGCTCTTGGCATCGCAAGAGGAATGAATTACTGTCATGACTATTGTCGATCGCGTATTGTGCACTGTGATTTGAAGCCCCAGAATGTCCTTCTCGATGCCCACTTGCTTCCCAAAATATCAGACTTTGGGCTGGCGAAGCTCATGTCGAGGGAACAAAGCTGCACTCTCACAGTTTTAAGAGGAACGAGGGGCTATCTAGCACCAGAATGGATTGTTGATGTTCCCATCACTGTGAAAGCAGATGTGTATAGTTATGGCCAAATGTTGTTGGAGCTCGTCAGTGGAAGAAAAAACTTCATTCCCACTGCAAGCCCCGGAAAGCAATATTATCCTTCCTGGTCCTTGAAGGAGATGCTGCAGGGAAATATTGAGAGTGTGTCAGATCCTAGGTTTGGCGGTAAGGTTGATCTTGATCAAGTGGAATTGCTGGTGAAGGTGGCATTTCGGTGCATTGAAG